Proteins encoded by one window of Pirellulales bacterium:
- a CDS encoding glycosyltransferase family 2 protein: MRTVSVIVPVYHNAESLPVLLRRLQSMADKEPEQFEFIFVDDGSHHDNSFPVLEELAQTDPRIKALRLARNFGSNAASSAGIAYARGDCVVAISADLQDPPELIGELLTQWRLGSKVVLATRRGRVDPWLTKATSQAFWWLFRRYGLPNFPEQGCDYVLIDRQVLNVLADINEPNGGIGMVLWTGFQPAYVEYDRVARDPNYGKSQWTFGKKITYFIDLFVSFSDKPIRAVSVMGLMMALLGFLYACAIVISWWQGSRDLVAGWSSTIVILLLVSGVQLIMLGVLGEYQLRMLQTIRKRPPFVIDRVVDPSRAQQRQREPQPIDEDL, translated from the coding sequence ATGCGCACCGTCTCGGTCATCGTGCCCGTCTATCACAACGCCGAGAGCCTGCCGGTATTGCTGCGCCGTTTGCAGTCGATGGCCGACAAAGAGCCGGAGCAGTTTGAGTTCATCTTCGTCGACGACGGCTCGCACCACGACAACTCGTTTCCGGTGCTCGAAGAGCTCGCGCAGACCGATCCCCGCATCAAGGCGCTGCGGTTGGCGCGCAACTTCGGTTCGAACGCCGCCTCGAGCGCGGGCATCGCCTATGCTCGGGGCGATTGCGTGGTGGCCATTTCGGCCGACTTGCAGGACCCGCCGGAATTGATCGGCGAATTGCTGACCCAATGGCGATTGGGCTCGAAGGTCGTCTTGGCGACGCGCCGCGGCCGGGTCGATCCGTGGCTGACGAAGGCTACTTCGCAAGCGTTCTGGTGGCTGTTTCGCCGCTACGGGTTGCCGAATTTCCCGGAGCAAGGCTGCGACTACGTACTGATCGACCGGCAGGTGCTCAACGTGCTGGCCGACATCAACGAACCGAACGGCGGCATCGGCATGGTGCTATGGACCGGGTTTCAACCGGCCTACGTCGAATATGACCGCGTGGCCCGCGACCCGAACTACGGCAAGTCGCAGTGGACGTTCGGCAAGAAGATCACCTATTTCATCGACTTGTTCGTGTCGTTTTCCGACAAGCCGATTCGCGCCGTCTCGGTCATGGGGTTGATGATGGCGCTCTTGGGGTTCCTCTATGCCTGCGCGATCGTCATCTCCTGGTGGCAGGGGAGCCGCGACCTCGTGGCCGGGTGGTCGTCGACGATCGTGATCCTGCTGCTCGTCTCCGGTGTGCAGCTGATCATGCTGGGAGTGCTTGGGGAGTATCAATTACGGATGCTGCAAACCATCCGCAAGCGTCCGCCGTTCGTCATCGACCGGGTGGTCGATCCCAGCCGGGCTCAGCAGCGGCAACGCGAGCCCCAGCCGATCGACGAGGACCTCTGA